The following DNA comes from Gemmatimonadaceae bacterium.
GGATGCGCGTGGCTTCGGTGCCCACCAGTTCGCCAAAGCCCGACTGCACCACCTCGGGACGTTCGGTCGTGTCGCGCAGAATGAGGATGGGTTTGCGGAACGACGGACACTCTTCCTGAATGCCCCCCGAATCGGAGAGCACGAGGTAGCAGCGACGCATGATCTCGAGGAGATCGGGGTACGGCAGCGGATCGAGCAGGTGAATGCGGGGCGCCTGCCCGAGGCGGCGGTACACCACTTCGCGCACGCGCGGATTGAGATGGACCGGGAAGACGATCTCGACATCGTAGTGCAGGCGCACGATCGACTCGAGCGCATCGCAGATCGCCTCGAGATGTTCACCGAGTGATTCGCGGCGATGCACCGTGGTCAGCAGGACGCGGCGTTCACTCCAGTCGATGCCATTGAGCGCGGGCGTCTCGAAGCGCTCGCGCGGCGGCACCATGTGAATGGCGTCGACGACGGTGTTGCCGGTGACGAAGATGTCGGCCTCGGGGATGCCTTCCGAGACGAGATTCTGGCGCGCCTCGTTGGTGGGCGCGAAGTGCAGATTGGCCGCGCAGGTGGCGATGCGGCGATTCACTTCTTCCGGGAACGGGCTCGACAGGTCGAAGGAGCGGAGGCCGGCCTCAACGTGGCCGATCGCAATGCCCTGATAGAACGCCGAGAGGGCGGCCGCGGTGACGGTGGACGTATCACCCTGCACGAGGACGAAGTCGGGGCGCTGCTCGAGATAGCACTCGGTGAGTGCGGCCATCGCGCGCGAGGTGAAGACGCCGAGGTTCTGGCCGTTCTGCATGAGGCCCAGATCCACGTCGGGAATGATGCCAAAGACATCGAGCGCCTGCTTGAGCATCTCGCGGTGCTGCGTCGTGGCGATGACCAGCGGCTCGAGATGCGGATGGTCGCGGAGGGCCGCGTACACGGGCGCCATCTTGATGGCTTCCGGGCGCGTACCGATGACGAGGGCGACCTTGTGGGTGTCGGCAGACATGAGACGTGGGGTAGCGGCGACCGTGGGGGCCCAGAGAGGGACCCCGGAGGGTGTGCGAGGAGTCGCCACTGTCATGCGGGCGGCTCCCACGCTCACGGAGAACGACGACCGATTGAAAAGCGCGGTCACGGATGAGCCCGAATCCGTTACCGCGCCGGCACGGCGATGGTGTTCCGACCCCACCACCCCGAGAACGCAACCGGGCGGCCCGTTTCAGAACGGGCCGCCCGGTGAATATGGCGCGCGGAGCAGAACCGGCGGCAGTCGCCGGCGCTGGGTAGCGGGTTACGCCTTGGGCTTCCGGCGGCGGGCGGCGACGCCGAGGGCGACCAGACCGGCGCCCATGAGGGCCCAGGTGGAGGGCTCGGGGACCGTGGTGCCGGGGACGAAGTCGAAGTTGGCGTCAAGAACGCGCTGGTTGTTGAAGCCCAGGCGAATGTTGTCGACGTAGCCGGTGTAGGCGTGCGGCCAATTGTTGCCGACGCCGACGGCGACCCCGAGCACCTTGGCGTTCGCGTTGAGGCACTGGGTGCGCCCGCCCGTGCCAAGCAGTTCCGCGAGCGTTGAGCCGGTGGCTGCGGCGTTCCACTGGTTGACGTAGTTGAACGTGCAGTCGCCCTGATTGAGGAACGTCTGGTTGTTGGTGCCGCTGCCAGGCGGTCGCAGATACCAGAACCGATCGGCCTGCATGTTCGACTGCCGCACCCAGGTATTGAGCGGGGTATTGTTGTCGGCGCAGTAGGCGGAGGAGGTGGGATCCACGCCGGTCCGGATGGGGCCCAGCGAGCACTGGTTGTACCAGCCTTCCCAGACGAGTTCGCTCTCGAAGCCGGTGTTTACATCGCCAATCGCGCCGGTGCCTTCCCAGAGGCGGAGTCGCAGCACGGGCGTCTTGTCCGCCCAGTCGGCGGTCAGGCCGGTGTACAGCGAGTTGCCCATGTCCTGGCGGAACCAGTCAAACGAGAGCTCGCTCATCTGGCTGATCGAGCCGAACGAGGCCGCGTAGCGCATCGCGCTGTTGTCACCGCCGGCCCATC
Coding sequences within:
- the wecB gene encoding UDP-N-acetylglucosamine 2-epimerase (non-hydrolyzing) codes for the protein MSADTHKVALVIGTRPEAIKMAPVYAALRDHPHLEPLVIATTQHREMLKQALDVFGIIPDVDLGLMQNGQNLGVFTSRAMAALTECYLEQRPDFVLVQGDTSTVTAAALSAFYQGIAIGHVEAGLRSFDLSSPFPEEVNRRIATCAANLHFAPTNEARQNLVSEGIPEADIFVTGNTVVDAIHMVPPRERFETPALNGIDWSERRVLLTTVHRRESLGEHLEAICDALESIVRLHYDVEIVFPVHLNPRVREVVYRRLGQAPRIHLLDPLPYPDLLEIMRRCYLVLSDSGGIQEECPSFRKPILILRDTTERPEVVQSGFGELVGTEATRILSRTSALLGDRHLYLQRASGKNPFGDGRASQRIAEVIEMHLRHPTERKHPRRLDHDQVAAALERLSLAS
- a CDS encoding PEP-CTERM sorting domain-containing protein, which codes for MKYTTALAIVALLPSALLAQAGQVVGTSGVASVGNTTNWQPDQQFGGFAQVTTDKPCGLAASGACSGGYGSVGSASLKLSLQGNNAVGGTPEWAFYYRWAGGDNSAMRYAASFGSISQMSELSFDWFRQDMGNSLYTGLTADWADKTPVLRLRLWEGTGAIGDVNTGFESELVWEGWYNQCSLGPIRTGVDPTSSAYCADNNTPLNTWVRQSNMQADRFWYLRPPGSGTNNQTFLNQGDCTFNYVNQWNAAATGSTLAELLGTGGRTQCLNANAKVLGVAVGVGNNWPHAYTGYVDNIRLGFNNQRVLDANFDFVPGTTVPEPSTWALMGAGLVALGVAARRRKPKA